In the Camelus bactrianus isolate YW-2024 breed Bactrian camel chromosome 17, ASM4877302v1, whole genome shotgun sequence genome, one interval contains:
- the CCR8 gene encoding C-C chemokine receptor type 8, whose product MDSTLEPNVTTVTDYYYPDIISSPCDGELTQRDSKLLLAIFYCLLFVFGLLGNSLVILVLVACKKLRSITDVYLLNLALSDLLFVFSFPFQTHYQLDQWVFGTVMCKAVSGFYYIGFFSSMFFITLMSVDRYLAVVHAVHAIKVRTARIGTALSLAVWLTALLATSPLLVFYQVASEDGTLQCYSFYDQQTLKWKLFIHFEMNILGLLIPFTILLFCYISILYQLKRCQNHHKTKAVKLVLIVVVASLLFWVPFNAVLFLSSLHSMRILDGCVMSQRLVYATHVTETISFTHCCVNPIIYAFMGEKFKKHLSEIFQKIRSHIFIYTGRKISGEAWERSSSCQYFSRSSSVDYIL is encoded by the coding sequence ATGGATTCTACACTGGAGCCCAATGTGACAACAGTAACTGACTACTACTATCCTGATATCATCTCAAGCCCCTGCGATGGGGAACTTACCCAGAGAGACAGCAAGTTGCTTCTGGCCATCTTCTACTGTCTCCTGTTTGTATTCGGTCTTCTGGGAAACAGCCTGGTCATCCTGGTCCTTGTCGCCTGCAAGAAGCTAAGGAGCATCACGGATGTGTACCTCTTGAACCTGGCCCTGTCCGACTTGCTTTTTGTCTTCTCCTTCCCGTTTCAGACGCACTATCAGCTAGACCAGTGGGTGTTTGGGACTGTGATGTGCAAGGCGGTCTCTGGCTTTTATTACATTGGCTTCTTCAGTAGCATGTTCTTCATCACCCTCATGAGTGTGGACAGGTACCTGGCTGTGGTCCACGCCGTACACGCCATAAAGGTGAGGACAGCCAGGATAGGCACAGCCCTGAGTCTGGCAGTGTGGCTGACTGCTCTCTTGGCTACCAGCCCACTCCTAGTATTTTACCAAGTGGCCTCTGAAGATGGCACTCTACAGTGTTACTCCTTTTATGATCAACAGACTTTGAAGTGGAAGCTCTTCATCCACTTTGAAATGAACATCTTAGGCCTGTTGATCCCGTTCACCATCCTTCTGTTCTGCTATATTAGCATCCTGTACCAGCTGAAGAGGTGTCAGAACCATCACAAGACCAAGGCCGTCAAGCTCGTGCTCATCGTGGTGGTGGCCTCTTTGCTCTTCTGGGTCCCCTTCAATGCggtcctcttcctttcttccctgcaCAGCATGCGCATCTTGGATGGATGTGTCATGAGCCAGCGGCTGGTTTATGCCACCCATGTCACAGAAACCATTTCCTTCACCCACTGCTGTGTCAACCCTATTATCTATGCTTTCATGGGTGAGAAGTTCAAGAAACACCTCTCAGAAATCTTTCAGAAAATTCGCAGCCACATCTTCATCTACACAGGGAGAAAAATCtctggggaggcctgggagaggtCATCTTCCTGCCAGTACTTCTCCCGTTCCTCCAGTGTGGACTACATTTTGTGA